The window CAGGGTAAAATATCTCAATGGATTTGGTTTCTCAAAAGGACTTGTCTAATAACACACATATGCAAGGGTAACTTCAGAAATTTATTCGTATGTCTTAATTCACAGTAACATGGGCACTTTACAGCAAAACAATTAGCATAACAAGAAATAAGTCACTGAGTGAGATGTGGTGTTTCAGACCAGGTACACAGCTCTGTCTCTGGAAAGAGGCAGGGTTCTGCCAAGGGCCTTTGGTTTGGCAAGTGTTGTTCTGGACTTGTAGGAACATTTGGTGGCACCATCCAGAAGGATTTACTTGCAGCTGATTTTGTGGGGTTTTTCTTGGTCTCCTCGTGCAATAAGCACAACTTCAACTATTTTCATAACATTTCTCtcaactattttcataatatttttctaataatctggaaaaacagaaagtaacaaaTCCCAATGAGTGGACTTCTTGGTTCTACATCCTTTCTCTATGGATCCCAAGTGGAGCTCTGGAGGTGACCTTCCCCTCTTCCCATCTGCACTACTCAGGGAAGCTCTGGCTAGTATCTTGCCCTGACCCCGTTTCCCTCTTGACCAAGGGGTCCTCTTTAAATGGTGGAATAATCTATGTGGCTATGTGTTGGGCCCTCTGGGGTGGTTCTTTCCCACTTCTGGCGGGCTCaagaaaattttgatttttgtcaTTTATCCAGCTTTTGTTTCATGGTTTGACTGAGAGTGCCATCCTTTACCGGTTTCTACATATGAAGGGGAAGGGTTGTTTATGAGATGTTTCAACATTCATGGGAAACATTTAACAAAAATGGCCACATATTGAGCTTCAAGGCACAACATAATAAATTCCTGTGGGTTGCAGTCCCAGAGTATGTTCTCTTGATCACGTCCTCAGGAACTGGAAATCAATTGAAAAGGAAAGCAATGGGAAAGTGGGCACCTGCTCTGAAATTCAGCAATACacttatagaaaaaaatgcttaaaatgccAAGACTTGGGACCCAGAAGAGAGCACAATGAAAGGTAGCCTATATTAATGTTAACATGAATATCAATATGCTAATCTTTTGAGGAAATAAGCGTTAACTGACTTCTACTAATGGCTGCCAGTGCTCTGTATAACTTGATGTTAGGGACAAGGTACATATTCTGATCTTAGCTTTGGATTCATATCCCTAAAAGATCATGATTACAaacaatgcaaacaaaaatatcaGGTAAAAAATCACACTGCCGTTCCTTTAAACACCAGGTTGAATATAACAGGAAGGCTGCTGTGGGTTCAGCTTGGGTCACTCCCCCCACATTGGGACAATGAGTGTTGCTCATAGACTTCAGGTCACCCATTGGCTGTACCACTGTACACTAGGGCATGAGCTGTTTCCGTGGACACTCCGTAACCCTACTGACACACACCTGGAAGTAAGAAAGGTTTCTGttcaaaaagagatgaaaaaattaTTGTCAGTACAAAAAGAGAATGAATTGCAATAGTGATCTCAGAGTCGGGGAAGCTGGAAAACGAATGGattcttgaaaattttatttagctgtatatatatactgtaacTGGGCCTCGTTTGCTTATTTACATGGATTCATGAGGAGAGAGATGCTGAACACATTTAGGAGGGTTACCTTGCTTCTTGTATCAGCATATTCACTTTCTCTGTTGCCATATCGCACATAATGAAGTTCTGGAAAATTCCACCATCCAGTCGTAGGAGAATGAGAGTGAAAAAGGTAAACATCAGTACATTGATAACATCATCATAAAGATAACCTAGAAAGATAACTAATAAAAACGGCCATTTAGGAAACTGAGGAAATGAAACACGATCACGGAAACACCCCCTACTTTTCCTTGGAGCATATTGCACTCCAGATATATTGGAGTTGACAGTGTTTTGCACTGCGGGAAAAATGCTTGAAAAACCGCAGGAGGCCACACGGCACACGCCCCCCAAGCTGGAACGGTGCCACCCACCCCAACCTCCGGTGGGGTCCCCCCCTTGGCGGGCCACTGGCCTATAGGGCCACGTGCGGTGGTTCTGAATAGAGCCTTTGGGTTTCCCAGGTGCTCAGGCGCTCCTGAGACAGCTCACTTGCTTTTGGTGTACCTGAGGGCGGCATTTGTGCCCTGGGCCTCGGCGAGCTTGCCCATCTTCCCCGGCAGCAGCAGGCGCACGGCCATCTGGATGTCCCGGGAGGTGATGGTCACGCGCTTGGTGTAACGGGCCAGCTGACCAGCCTCGGTGGCGATGCGGTCCAATATGTCATGGACCATAGAATCCATGACACTCACGGCCTCCTGGGAAAGGCTGAGGCCCTGGTGAACCTGCTTCAGCACCCGGGGGAAATAGGGGGCGAAGCTGTCCCCGCGGCAGTTGGCGTGGCGCCTGCGGGAGCCTCGGGGTCCTCGCCTCTTCTGCTTCTGCACCGTCGTGGAGTTGGCCTCTTTGGGCTCCTGGATGCTCTGGTTTTCCCCTGAGGTTGTCTCAGAGGAAGCCTCAGCCATGGTGGAGGCAGCGGCCATTAGATGGCAAGAACAGAGAGTGACTGTTGGGGACCAGGGAAGGCGGGGGCACTTTGGTATGGTCGCATGGCCCTATGTCACAGTCCAACTCGACATCTGATTGGATGAAGTGTCACCAAGGGAGCCTGTCAGCAATCTTCCCTCCATTGAAGGTGATTGGATGATCCTGTTGCTTGGCATCATGTCAGCCAATCACAGAGGGCGTCTGCCCGCCTAAGTGGCCCGGTTGCCTACCTCAGACAAAGgtacacagagtcttgctctgtcccacaggctgcagtgcaatggtgcagtctcagctcactgcaacctctgcctcctggtttcaagtgatgctccctcttcagcctcccaagtagctgggaccacaggcgcgtgccaccacacctggctaagttttgtattttgtgtgtgtgtgtgtgtgagtgtgtgtgtgtgtgtgtgtgtgtgtgtgtgtgtgtgtgtgtgaaacatGGTTTCATTATGtttcctcaggctggtctccaactcctggactccagtgattctcctgccttggcctcccaagctgctgggattacaggcatgagctattgtgCCTGGCAGAGAAAacttatttcaagaaaataaaacatgatgtTGATGTCCATTGAAGGATGCACACTACAAAAATCTGAGAACATTTATAAACGTGGTTACAAAATTCATACctgaaatattataaattaaatcacattacacacacacacacacacacacacacacacacacacacacaaagggaaaCAGTTTACGGCTATACATAACAACTCAGAAGCATCAAACGGGGCAAACATTACTAATGGAACAAGCAGACCTCATACAATCTTTTTTCAATGTTACCTCTAGTATACAATTCATTTAAATACCTAACAAAAATCCACAGTGCAGAAATAGCTAAATCAAAAATTCAACAAACAGCACCCTTTTCAAGCTTCCGAGAAAATAAAGTAAGGACTCTAACTCATTCACATTTGTCTAATTCTATTATTTCCCAGTCTACAATCTTTTTTAATGCGAAGCTTAATGTCCTGTAAGTATGCATCACTTACGATGGAAGTATCCAATGAGAGCACCCAAACCCCACTCTCCACTGGCTCAACTAATGAAGTGTCTTCAGCCCTGGGCCTGAGCCATTGGCTCAGAATGCGAGCAGGTGACCAGTCCTGAACCAATAAATGCCCTCCTAGCTGTTCAGCCTTGTAAATTCAGGAGAAAATTAGTTTGAGGTTTTggtctactttttatttctttgtttgatTTTTCGTTTTATTGTAATTGTGGTGAATTAAGGATTTGAATCCAAACCTGTGAGTAAGCATGTCTCCTACCTCTGGCATCATATTATGAAGGAAAGTTctctgaaaaggaatttggaggaaagagacTATTCCTGTGAACAGCTTGCACACCAGGGAGGGGCAGACTTCAGTGTAAAACAAAGGCGCAGTTCCAGAGAACTAAAAGAGGATATGGCTTTTATAGAGAAAATTCCCGTTAAGGTTCCCAGTACAGTCCATTCACGCAAATAAAGGATTCAAAATTAGTTCTGATTGGTTGACTCAGTTGGTCTCTGATTGGTCAACACGACTGAGCCCTGATTGGCAGGGGCAGGTGAGCTCTGGCTGGTTAGTTCAGGTGACCTCAGAAAGTTGCAGAGTTAGATAGAGGTATGGGTTTTGGGGGAATTCCTAGTACGTGTGTGAGCTCTAGTCTGCACGTGGTAGCTTGGCTCTAGTTTAGATTTAGGCTCAGTCACTGGGATCCATCCTGAAAGACTGGCTGTTTTAGGTTTACATTTGTCCACAAGTTTAATAAAATGATAGTGACCAATTAAGAAAACTAGGAcgactctccttttttttttttttttttttcaatttgattgTTGTGGGGCTTTTTCACTTTCAGGCACATGTGTCTGACAAAATTAACCCACTATAGTAATTTGAGACAATAAAAACACTTACTTCAGTACAAAGCTTTCTCCAAAATATGATTGGCCCTGATTCTTGATGCAATATAATAGTCTTCGTCTTTCATTAGACTGTCACTCTGGAATAAGGGGGAAGGAGTGTGGAAGTGAGTGGAGGCACAGAAGAAGGTGTAAAGGGTGGctatttcctctttttccttatgCCAGACATTTTCCCTAGTATAGTGAGCATGTGTCCTGATTTCGCCCGTTGTCCCTTAGTAATTCTTAACAGCATCCCCTTTCACTCTGAAACATGTCCAAATTTACAAATCTGTACTTCCCAATGTAACTAGATCATGCAGGAAGTTGTGAGTGTAGTAGCTCTCAGATCTTTGTtgaatgaacagataaataaatgaacCTATGTTAGATAAGAGACTGGCCCATGACAACCTATGAGACCATTGCTGAATTCTGTGGCTAGTCCACACGACCCATCGGGACCTCTTGGGTACAGTCCCCTTTCCTGTTCTGCACTTAAAAGGAATTATTTCTCTACAAAGCTGTCTGAGTCCCCGTGTTAAACCCATGAGAATGTCAGATTTTGTTTCCTCCATGATCTGCATATCACATTGACTCCTCCCAATAACTCTTTATGGTGTAGATATTTTAGCCTCAACTTTTTGGCAGACAAGAAACACAGTAACTAAGAAACGTGTCCGATGATCACACAGCTGATAAATGGAAGAGCAGAAATTCAAATCCACGTCAGTCTGAGTCCAGAACCCAAGCACTTGAACATTGTCTCCTGCCATCCTCTCTCACACTGCAGTGATGGCACCTTCAATGCATGAATACCTAGGTAGACAGTCTGAGGTGAGCCTCCCCTTTACAACAAGTCTTTACGTAGTTTGATCTTTCCCTGAAGGCGACATGATAAATTCAGAGGTGTAAAAGCAAAAGCATCAAGTTAGCCTTCCTGCAAAGGTATACAAGGAACCTGATTTTCTCGTGCAGCCACGGGAGTTTCTTCAAGCAGCAGTTAGCAAATTCAACCATGCCTGAGCTCAATTGTGTGTTTCAATAGCTGTCTGAAACATACGCATAGCCATTCCATGTTGCAGAATTGTGTCCAATGCAGATGGACTCCAACTTAGCATGGTTCaacttaaaattatttacctTTATGATAGGTGTAACTGGACTTAACTCCATTGTAAGTTGGGGAGCATATGTTTAGTCTGTTGCAGTTTGGTGAGAGAAAGGGTGGGAAGCAGGGAGTGGGGAAAATTTTCAGGTTAGGGTTATACAGTCATCACCCGATGATCGACATTTAGCTCTGTGATGGCCAATTTcatgtcttgtcttgtcttgtcttgtcttgtcatTCCAACCAGGGggagatttttttcccaaataagcAAAGATAGAGATCTAGGTAACTCGACTTGGTTGGGTTACAGTACCTAGATATGTGGTCAAATTTTATTCTCAATGTTTGTGTGAATGTCCTTTTCGGTAAGATTAACATTGAAATCAACGGATCTGAGTACAACAGACCGCCCTCCATAttggcctgaatagaacaaaaagactgaCTTCCCCCAAGCAAGAGTAAATTCTGCAACAGACAGCCTTCACACTTGAACTGCAACATCGGCTCTCCCATGGGTCTTCAGCCTCATGGTCTTTAAACTGTCAGGTCAGCTTGTACCTGGGACTCTAGGCTGCCAGCCCACCCTGCAGATTtaggacttgccagcctccataatcacatgaatcagtttcttaaaataaatctctctggacagatagatggataaatatCCTATTGGTTTTATTTGTCTGGAAATCCCCTAATACAAGCTTTCTGCACCAAAGCATTGCTGCAGAGATCTGAGTGTTGCTCCCACATGTAAAATATCCAGTTATATATGAGACATTTTCATGATTCCATTAATCAATACCTTCGCATTTGATTAGTGACTACACTGTTAAGTCAGTAGTTTTTCCTGGATCTTAAGAGATGTTTCTTCATCATTTGATATGACTGGGGACAACAACATATTCAGTTC of the Pongo abelii isolate AG06213 chromosome X, NHGRI_mPonAbe1-v2.0_pri, whole genome shotgun sequence genome contains:
- the LOC100452742 gene encoding histone H2B type F-M; the encoded protein is MKCHAGSLSANLPALKVTGWSRCVASRQPITVGVCGPKRPLWPSSEKPFNFHTLAKLHDIGLGNDFLDMTLKAQQQKQKGHATIPKCPRLPWSPTVTLCSCHLMAAASTMAEASSETTSGENQSIQEPKEANSTTVQKQKRRGPRGSRRRHANCRGDSFAPYFPRVLKQVHQGLSLSQEAVSVMDSMVHDILDRIATEAGQLARYTKRVTITSRDIQMAVRLLLPGKMGKLAEAQGTNAALRTSLCAIWQQRK